The DNA sequence TGGCTGGCACTTTCCTAGAAGGAGAACTAATAATGTTTCCTCCAAAACTTTCCTTGGTTGAAGAAGTGTGGAGGCATAGGATTGTCAAGGATATAAACACATGCAACTAGAATTCCAGTTTATATTGAGGAGACTGTATAAGTTAAAGGGTTTAATTCTTCAGCAGTAAAAATGCATGGCAAAATTATACTTAGAAGCAGAGCGAAATTGACTTGGATGAGAATCTCGATCATCCTTCTTAAAAAGCTATGTGGAAAATAGTTTTTGTCTGTTCAACTAACAATGTGGAAAATAGTTTTTTTGGTCTATAACAGTAATTGAAGCAGCACTTATACTATATGAAAAATATACCTTTCAAAAAATATACCTTTCAAAATATACCTTGAAAGAGTAAGAGAATTGAGGTCTAAAGATAGATTTCCTAACTCTTGTCTTCTGTGGTCACTAAATAAGTGATCTTGGACAAGACATTTAATTTAAAGGCACTCAGGTTGTTTGGGGCTAGTAACTACTTCACAAGATTGTTTTAAGTATCAAGtttgaaacatgaaaatataaactaTGATGCTGATATGTAATTTAGCTTTTAAAACCCAAAGAATATTCAATTTTCTTAACAGATACAAGTCTCctctaattaagaaaaaataaaataaaatttctgtaaatTACACGGATTAAATTGTCCTTTAATATACCAAATTATGAAGTGATTTATAATCTTTTTATGAACCAGTAGAGGGCACCACCCACATACACTGCTAATGCCAAAGACTGGAAGTTGAGAGCCAAGGAACATTTATGTaaagcatgttaaaaaaaaaaaaaaaaaaaaaaaaaatatatatatatatatatatatatatatatatatatatatatatatatatatatataaaatttcattttattctcccCAAAACTCTGTAATGTAGGGAGAATTAATACCCAGAGAAGTTAATTAATTTGTCCAAAATCTCACAGGTCAAGCTTTCTCACAGGGCTGCCTTTCCACCATACTTGATTGTCTACCTATGAGGTTAGATAGTCTACCTCAATTACAGTTACCCTAGTTTGTTCTAAGTGATATCTATTATATCACAGTGTTATAGCCCATTTACAAATTCTGTCATGTCGCCCATTTAACAACATATATCCTTGggaaaagttatttaaactctttatgtctcagttttctcatatgtttaATGGCGATAATAACAGAATCTTCCTCAGAGAGTtactgagaggattaaatgagataacatagaTAGGGTGAATAGGACCCTGGCTGGCACGTCGTACGTGCTCAGGAAATGTTAACTGCTGCTAAGTCCTGCTACTACCGCCACCATTCGTATTTATTGTATAAGTTACTCATCCAGATGGGAAAGAGTGGTCAAAATGGAAACACCTGAAGCTTAAACAGAAGCAGCTGAATGCTCTTAAGTAAACAAGTGTGCCATTAAAAGGGTTCCTCTTATCAGGTTTTCTCTACAACTCGGAAACTACTTGAATCATTCTGATGTCTGTTTCCCAACGTTTATCTATCGTTTCACGGAAGACACATGATGGAATAGCTGGTTCAAACTCTTATGTGCTGATAGAAACTGGATTCTGGTGCTCGGTGTGGTTCACCTGGCTTGCCTGCTCCTTCCCGTATTAGATAAGATATATTCTGATTTTAGCTAGAGTACATTGTAttaattaaaatctattttcatgTGTAATACAATGTAAAAAGTAACCAAGGCACTTAATTTAACAATGAATGTATCTTAGGTTGAGTCTTCTGTTTAGTTTTTACCATAAGCGGAACGCaatttttatttgaagtcttttgtgATGGGGTCTACCTTGGAGTTCCTCTCTGAACACATCATGGAGTAAAACAGTGGGAATTCTCCAATTGCTAACCTTCTTAGGAAATCAAACTTCAAAATCCATTCTTTGAAAATGATATTGTGGAACATTTAGAGCAGGTTAGATCTGTAACTATGAATATAATGGCAAGGCTTTTAGTCCAGGACAGAAGGACTGGgggttcatttattttcagttatcTGGCTGTTTCTatgaatgattttcttttatggttttgatGGATCAAATCCttgaaacaatttaaaacaatTCTGTAAATACTGCAGCTATATAGAAATCTGAACAAGGTTTCTTTCCTTGAAACattaattatatgtttattttacctCCATAAATAGGTTTTCATCTTCTACAAGGAGCTCTTAGTACAACTGTGATTCCATCATGTATCCCAGGAGAATCTGACGATAATTGCACAGCTTTAGGTAAGCCCGATTTTGTCAATGTTGTAccatcatattttaaaacagaaatgtaaactCAAAGATAACagttgctgtattttttttaacctccttaTAAACTAGAgttcttcaaaaatttatataaagGAATAACTGGTGGGAGAGTGATCAGAAATCAATTATATATAAAGATTTGATCTTAAAGAGataggaaacaaagaaaatcaaattcCCTTTGGCCATTCCCTAGAGctttgctgtaaagccatcattAGAGGCCACACTGATGGACTGTCCCAGGCAAAACAGGAAAATGTAGCTTTGTACACGGTCGATtctctctcaccacacacacacagactcatacacttgtatatatatttgtaagaGGAACAAATAATGTCTTTCCTTTCCAGTCACAGAgttcattcaaaaaacatttatgagGTACTTCATACGCCAAACATCGTGCTAAggcatagaaatacaaagataagTAATGCACAGTCTTTTCCTCTCAAGGGCTGCAGACTCTGGATGTGGTCCAAGGGAGATCTGCTTTATATCCAGTATGACCTCTTGAGTTAAGGGTTATCTTGAGGAAACAGGATATTTTCCACAACAACTTTACTTTCTCTCTTGTCTTTCACCACAGAGCTCTCTGGAGGTTTAGTcaacctccccccaccaccctttTTTGGTTGTTTGGAGAAATGaataatacaagagtacttcaaaaagttcatgaaaaagtagaatgaaaagataatatgaatctttccacgaattttttgaagtaccttcaaaACTACTGTGGAGGGTAATGATGTGTATGTATTAAACTTACCTTTTCTGTCCTTAAAGACTGCCTTTTGAGAATTAAATCctcaaatgttattttattttgtttagtctGTTGGACATTTTCTTTTGGGTTCAGGTGTTTATTAGTCTAGGGAGTGTGATAACTAGAGTGACTTCCTACTCCTGAAAATTCTCCTTGACTGATTGgcatctgacttgtttcattgAGAAAATCACTGGTTCCTGCTATGAAAGAGTCATCAATACTTCCAAGAAGATAGTGGAATaaacttttcatttcctttgcagTTCAGACAGAAGACAATCCACGTGTGGCTCAAGTGTCAATTACAAAGTGCAGCTCTGATATGAACGGCTACTGTTTGCACGGACAGTGCATCTACCTGGTGGACATGAATGAAAATTACTGCAGGTAATacaccaaaaataaaagcaaaagcaatgTTTATACCTATATTTCTGtccctttgtatattttgaagtaataCTATATTTCCATGGGTTGTTAGAATGCAGTTTATCCATACTATTAGAAACTTTATCAACTGAGTTTTTTACAAATAGCTTTCAAATTCTGTGGATACTCCGGAGGAGCCGAGCAGGGAGGGCTTCACATGCCTCGCTCTCACACTGGCCAAGATAGCAGCTCCTCCTTTAATATTTTCATTGGACTTCTATACCAGCTATTACTTTAAGAGCTGATTCCACCAATTTTGACAAAAAGCATCTCGAACCTACAAAACTTACAAAACACCATTCTAGATCAGCCACTCTGACAGATGAACCAAACTGTCATTTTAATACCATGACTTAGCCTCAGAGCTTTGTGGAGCCCTTTTATCAATGTTGGCCCAACTCTAAGGTCAAGCTTTGAACTCATCTTTACAACTTTTAATAAATCTTGTCTATTTCTTGCATTACAGAGTGAAATTTGTTCTTACAAGACTAATTTACAgctatgatttctttttcaaatagttgatttttctcttgtattttcctTTAGGTGTGAAGTGGGTTACACTGGTGTCCGGTGTGAACACTTCTTTTTAACTGTCTACCAACCCTTGAGCACAGAATATGTGGCTTTGACTGTGATTCTTATTATGTTGTTTCTTGTGATAGTAGCTGGTTCCATATACTATTTCTGCAGATGGTAAGtcagtgtttttttaattatctgcttttataaattacttttatacAATAGAGACCTAAAAACTGAGTAAAAATATGGGTAGAGTATTAGAAGGATAAGATAGAATCTGCACTGATGACAAGTACAAAGATGTTTTAGCTGCAGGGCATCTGGGCTTCTCTCTATTATTAGTTCTGTTATGTATTCCCTATGTGACCTTATGCGAGTCGAACTGGGAGTAtcagtttctttctctataaaatatGGACAGAAATCCTTATCCTACATTAATTATGGGCTATT is a window from the Cynocephalus volans isolate mCynVol1 chromosome 9, mCynVol1.pri, whole genome shotgun sequence genome containing:
- the EREG gene encoding proepiregulin codes for the protein MDCVQGRVTGFHLLQGALSTTVIPSCIPGESDDNCTALVQTEDNPRVAQVSITKCSSDMNGYCLHGQCIYLVDMNENYCRCEVGYTGVRCEHFFLTVYQPLSTEYVALTVILIMLFLVIVAGSIYYFCRWYRNQKSKEPKKEYEKVTSGDPALSQV